From the genome of Azospirillum brasilense, one region includes:
- a CDS encoding class I SAM-dependent rRNA methyltransferase, which yields MTDTPTTPVKYRAIHLQAGRQRRVLHGHPWVYSNEVQMDTAAKAIPPGSPVRLLDPGGKPLGIATFNPHTLIAARMLSSDPATVVDHAFLAGRLRSAVAMREALFGRPYYRVVHAEADGLPGLIVDRYGDVVTVQANSVFMDQRIDAILAAIDEVLAPRAVILRNDSTQRALEGLPEESRLVKGEIDGPIRLEENGATFFADPLGGQKTGWFYDQRDNRAFIAKLAKGKRAIDFFSYNGGFGVLCAVEGASSVVSVDRSQGALDNATRAAEANGVADRFEARRADAFNELERLNAEGETFEIVIADPPAFVKSKKDLAVGCRAYRKMTRLAAKITAPGGFLLCASCSHNVDPPTFAEQVARGLHDAGRTGRILRSAGAGPDHPVHPHLPESAYLKAIVMQLD from the coding sequence ATGACCGACACCCCCACCACCCCCGTCAAATACCGGGCGATCCATCTGCAGGCCGGCCGCCAGCGGCGCGTCCTGCACGGCCACCCCTGGGTCTATTCCAACGAAGTCCAGATGGACACGGCGGCCAAGGCCATCCCGCCGGGCAGCCCGGTGCGCCTGCTGGACCCCGGCGGGAAACCGCTGGGCATCGCCACCTTCAACCCGCACACCCTGATCGCCGCGCGGATGCTGTCCAGCGACCCGGCGACGGTGGTCGACCACGCCTTCCTCGCCGGGCGGCTGAGGAGCGCGGTGGCGATGCGCGAGGCGCTGTTCGGCCGGCCCTACTACCGCGTCGTACACGCGGAGGCCGACGGGCTGCCAGGGCTGATCGTGGACCGCTACGGCGACGTGGTGACGGTGCAGGCCAACAGTGTCTTCATGGACCAGAGGATCGACGCCATCCTGGCCGCCATCGACGAGGTGCTGGCCCCGCGCGCGGTCATCCTGCGCAACGACAGTACCCAGCGCGCGCTGGAGGGGCTGCCCGAGGAAAGCCGGCTGGTGAAGGGCGAGATCGACGGCCCGATCCGGCTGGAGGAGAACGGCGCCACCTTCTTCGCCGACCCGCTGGGCGGGCAGAAGACCGGCTGGTTCTACGACCAGCGCGACAACCGCGCCTTCATCGCCAAGCTGGCGAAGGGCAAGCGGGCCATCGACTTCTTCAGCTACAACGGCGGCTTCGGCGTGCTCTGCGCCGTCGAGGGCGCGTCGTCGGTGGTGTCGGTCGACCGCTCGCAGGGGGCGCTGGACAACGCCACCCGCGCCGCCGAGGCCAACGGGGTGGCCGACCGCTTCGAGGCGCGCCGCGCCGACGCCTTCAACGAGCTGGAGCGGCTGAACGCCGAGGGCGAGACGTTCGAGATCGTCATCGCCGACCCGCCGGCCTTCGTGAAGTCCAAGAAGGACCTCGCCGTCGGCTGCCGCGCCTACCGGAAGATGACCCGTCTGGCCGCCAAGATCACCGCGCCGGGCGGCTTCCTGCTCTGCGCGTCGTGCAGCCACAACGTCGATCCGCCGACCTTCGCGGAACAGGTCGCCCGCGGCCTGCACGACGCCGGGCGGACCGGGCGCATCCTGCGCAGCGCCGGGGCCGGGCCGGACCATCCGGTTCACCCGCATCTGCCGGAGTCGGCCTATCTCAAGGCCATCGTGATGCAGTTGGACTGA
- the ccoN gene encoding cytochrome-c oxidase, cbb3-type subunit I, with translation MTSATLTPGAALGSQRVSENVRYYEDAVRLFVIAAVFWGVVGFLAGVFIALQLAFPALNLGLEWTSFGRLRPVHTSAVIFAFGGNVLFATSLYSVQRTSRQFLFGGEGLAKFVFWNYNIFIVLAALSYVLGYTQGKEYAEPEWILDLYLTVIWVLYAIQFVGTVMTRKESHIYVANWFFMAFILTVAILHIGNNVNVPVSLTGMKSYPFVSGVQSAMVQWWYGHNAVGFFLTAGFLGIMYYFVPKRAERPVYSYRLSIVHFWTLIFLYIWAGPHHLHYTALPDWAQTLGMTFSVMLWMPSWGGMINGIMTLSGAWDKLRTDPVLRFLVTSVAFYGMSTFEGPLMSVKPVNALSHYTDWTIGHVHSGALGWVAFISFGAIYYLVPVLWKRSQLYSLRLVSYHFWTATIGIVLYITAMWVSGIMQGLMWRAYDNLGFLQYSFVETVAAMHPFYVIRALGGVLFLAGALIMVYNLWRTAKGDVRIEKPYASAPHKAAVGAA, from the coding sequence ATGACATCAGCGACTCTGACGCCAGGGGCCGCCCTGGGCAGCCAGCGGGTGTCGGAAAATGTGCGTTACTACGAAGACGCCGTCCGACTCTTCGTCATCGCTGCAGTGTTCTGGGGCGTCGTCGGCTTCCTGGCCGGCGTCTTCATCGCGCTGCAGCTCGCTTTTCCGGCGCTGAATCTCGGCCTTGAGTGGACGAGCTTCGGGCGCCTGCGGCCGGTCCACACGTCGGCCGTGATCTTCGCGTTCGGCGGCAACGTCCTGTTCGCCACCTCGCTCTACTCCGTGCAGCGCACCAGCCGCCAGTTCCTGTTCGGCGGTGAAGGCCTCGCGAAGTTCGTCTTCTGGAACTACAACATCTTCATCGTCCTGGCGGCGCTCAGCTACGTGCTCGGCTACACCCAGGGCAAGGAGTATGCTGAGCCGGAGTGGATCCTCGACCTCTACCTGACGGTCATCTGGGTCCTCTACGCCATCCAGTTCGTCGGCACGGTGATGACCCGCAAGGAGTCGCACATCTACGTCGCCAACTGGTTCTTCATGGCGTTCATCCTGACCGTCGCGATCCTCCACATCGGCAACAACGTCAACGTCCCGGTGTCGCTGACCGGGATGAAGTCCTACCCGTTCGTCTCGGGCGTGCAGAGCGCCATGGTGCAGTGGTGGTACGGCCACAACGCGGTCGGCTTCTTCCTGACCGCCGGCTTCCTCGGCATCATGTACTACTTCGTTCCGAAGCGCGCGGAGCGGCCGGTCTATTCGTACCGTCTGTCGATCGTGCACTTCTGGACGCTGATCTTCCTCTACATCTGGGCCGGCCCGCACCACCTGCACTACACGGCCCTGCCGGACTGGGCGCAGACGCTGGGCATGACCTTCTCGGTCATGCTGTGGATGCCGTCCTGGGGTGGCATGATCAACGGCATCATGACCCTGTCGGGTGCCTGGGACAAGCTGCGCACCGACCCGGTCCTGCGCTTCCTCGTGACGTCGGTGGCCTTCTACGGCATGTCGACCTTCGAGGGCCCGCTGATGTCGGTGAAGCCGGTCAACGCCCTGTCGCACTACACCGACTGGACGATCGGCCACGTGCACTCCGGTGCGCTCGGCTGGGTGGCCTTCATCTCCTTCGGCGCGATCTACTATCTGGTCCCGGTCCTGTGGAAGCGCTCGCAGCTCTACAGCCTGCGTCTGGTCAGCTACCACTTCTGGACCGCCACCATCGGCATCGTGCTCTACATCACCGCCATGTGGGTGTCGGGCATCATGCAGGGCCTGATGTGGCGCGCCTACGACAACCTCGGCTTCCTCCAGTACTCGTTCGTCGAGACGGTCGCGGCCATGCATCCCTTCTACGTGATCCGTGCTCTGGGCGGCGTCCTGTTCCTGGCTGGTGCCCTGATCATGGTCTACAACCTGTGGCGCACGGCCAAGGGTGACGTCCGCATCGAGAAGCCCTATGCCTCCGCCCCGCACAAGGCGGCGGTCGGTGCGGCCTGA
- the ccoO gene encoding cytochrome-c oxidase, cbb3-type subunit II, with amino-acid sequence MAEQKKGFSHDTIERNTLLLIVLILITVSIGGLVQIVPLFTIESTIEKVDGVRPYSPLELAGQNIYYREGCYNCHSQQIRPFRDEVERYGHYSLAAESMYDHPFQWGSKRTGPDLARVGGKYSNDWQVAHLVDPRAVVPESIMPGYAWMKDRPLKYTDIQDHMKTLRIVGVPYSDEQIASAKADLEAQKNPDADTAGLMKRYPKAVVANFTGNKGVTEMDALVAYLQVLGTMVDFTKYQSPKQLQQ; translated from the coding sequence ATGGCTGAGCAAAAAAAGGGCTTTAGTCACGACACGATCGAGCGGAACACGCTTCTGCTCATCGTCCTGATCCTGATCACCGTGTCGATCGGCGGCCTCGTCCAGATCGTCCCGCTGTTCACGATCGAGTCGACGATCGAGAAGGTGGACGGGGTTCGTCCCTATTCGCCGCTCGAACTGGCTGGCCAGAACATCTACTACCGCGAAGGCTGCTACAACTGCCACAGCCAGCAGATCCGTCCGTTCCGCGACGAGGTGGAGCGCTACGGTCACTACTCGCTGGCCGCGGAAAGCATGTACGACCATCCCTTCCAGTGGGGCTCCAAGCGCACCGGTCCGGATCTGGCCCGCGTGGGTGGCAAGTACTCCAACGACTGGCAGGTGGCCCATCTGGTCGATCCGCGCGCCGTGGTGCCGGAATCGATCATGCCGGGCTACGCCTGGATGAAGGACCGTCCGCTGAAGTACACCGACATCCAGGATCACATGAAGACCCTGCGCATCGTCGGCGTCCCCTACTCGGACGAGCAGATCGCCAGCGCCAAGGCCGACCTCGAAGCGCAGAAGAACCCGGACGCCGACACGGCCGGTCTGATGAAGCGCTACCCGAAGGCCGTCGTGGCGAACTTCACGGGCAACAAGGGCGTCACCGAAATGGACGCGCTGGTGGCCTACCTGCAGGTCCTGGGCACCATGGTGGACTTCACCAAGTACCAGTCGCCCAAGCAGCTCCAGCAGTAA
- a CDS encoding cbb3-type cytochrome c oxidase subunit 3 → MDLDSITVALRSFWTVWLALLFTGIVVYAMWPGNRGKFEDASRIPLKEDGQEF, encoded by the coding sequence ATGGACTTGGATTCGATCACTGTCGCCCTGCGGTCCTTCTGGACCGTCTGGCTGGCTCTGCTCTTCACCGGCATCGTGGTCTACGCCATGTGGCCAGGCAACCGGGGCAAGTTCGAAGACGCCTCCCGGATCCCGCTCAAGGAAGATGGTCAGGAGTTTTAG
- the ccoP gene encoding cytochrome-c oxidase, cbb3-type subunit III has protein sequence MAQKEKDALSGVETTGHEWDGLRELNNPLPKWWLYIFYVCIAWSLVYYVLYPAWPLGKSYTKGLLGYSQREELVQKVADGKKAQEKYLTAIAATSVEDIQKNKDLLAFAMAGGRSYFNENCAACHGAGGQGAKGFPTLADDVWLWGGTTADIYKTIQHGIRADDGDTRGTVGIGMTAFGRDGILNREQIGQVAEYVLSLNKRSTDAAAAEKGKTVYDENCAACHGDSAQGSVAVGMDVGAPPLVTANWLYGGDKATLVETITNGRAGVMPAWSKRLDDATVKSLAVYVHNLGGGK, from the coding sequence ATGGCACAGAAAGAAAAGGACGCCCTTTCCGGCGTCGAGACCACCGGCCACGAGTGGGACGGCCTGCGGGAGCTGAACAACCCCCTGCCCAAGTGGTGGCTGTACATCTTCTACGTCTGCATCGCGTGGTCCCTCGTCTACTACGTGCTCTACCCGGCTTGGCCGCTGGGCAAGAGCTACACGAAGGGCCTGCTCGGCTACTCGCAGCGCGAGGAGCTGGTGCAGAAGGTCGCCGACGGCAAGAAGGCTCAGGAAAAGTACCTGACGGCCATCGCGGCGACCTCGGTCGAGGACATCCAGAAGAACAAGGACCTCCTTGCCTTCGCGATGGCCGGCGGCCGCTCCTACTTCAACGAGAACTGCGCGGCCTGCCACGGCGCCGGCGGTCAGGGCGCCAAGGGCTTCCCGACGCTCGCCGACGACGTGTGGCTGTGGGGCGGCACCACCGCCGACATCTACAAGACCATCCAGCACGGCATCCGTGCGGATGACGGCGACACCCGCGGGACGGTCGGCATCGGCATGACCGCCTTCGGCCGGGACGGCATCCTGAATCGCGAGCAGATCGGTCAGGTCGCCGAGTACGTCCTGTCGCTGAACAAGCGGTCGACTGACGCCGCCGCCGCGGAAAAGGGCAAGACCGTCTATGACGAGAACTGCGCCGCCTGCCACGGCGACAGCGCGCAGGGCTCGGTCGCGGTCGGCATGGACGTCGGCGCTCCGCCGCTCGTCACGGCCAACTGGCTGTATGGCGGCGACAAGGCCACGCTGGTGGAGACCATCACGAACGGCCGCGCCGGCGTGATGCCCGCCTGGTCGAAGCGTCTGGACGACGCGACGGTCAAGTCGCTGGCCGTCTACGTCCACAACCTGGGCGGCGGCAAGTAA